The genomic window TTAAATCTTTATAAATTATTGTTGGTAAATGTATAATTCTTAAAGCGTGAGCCTGTAGATTaaaatgtcatctttttttttcatattcaagCAGAATCAAGACCGCAAGCATCGCACTTATGTTTATGTTCTTACCGTCACTGAAATATTGGAAGACTGGGAGGATTCTGTTAACAtaggtaaatattttttttttattaattttctaaagAAGCACATAGATAGAATTAACTATATACAGATCATACCCATGAACTAGTTCTAGAAATTAGTTTGACTAAATTCATGATGCATAAAAAAATTCCCAAAGTGTATGTCATTTAATATTTGTAGCTACTTTTGTCAAATCACTAGAATTTGGCTGACTCAAAGTCATCCAATATATTGAAGagaaaatctttttgttttaataggCAAGTTGAATCTACATGCTGGAATAACATAccttattttaatgttattttagcTGGCATCCTAACTTTAGTCATGTGATATTTATGGCTCATGCTTAGTAAAAGAATATTGCAATTTTGGCAAATAGAGACCTGGCCCTAGGTCTCTTCTAATCATGTTCTTGCTATCTTCACTTCATCCACATTTAGATATTTTATGTTATATGAAGTGACCCAGAATTAAGCATTTTATTATGACGAACTACTTCTTTTATGTCAATAAACTGCTAGGCAAAAGTGCAGTTTAGAAGTTGTTCCCTAATCCAGCAATCATTTACAGTCTCCAAATCAAAGTGACATTTTGTTTAAATTCGGAGGAGTTAAGTCTTGTTGATCCCTTAGGAGGCATCAAACTCTTAATATATTTAATGATTTGTTGAGTGTTAGGGGTAATTAAGGAATAAGCTGCTTTTACAATGGATTTTTAATAGCATTTATGATAATTCTTttttaggaaggaagagagaatggttCAAGGTTGAAGATGCCATTAAAGTTCTTCAGTGTCATAAACCTGTACATGCTGAGTATTTGGAAAAATTGAAGTTGGGCTGCTCACCAACCAATGGAAATTCCATGGTTCCCACCCTTCCAGACAACAATTCTTTGTATGTAACTTCTGCACAGACTTCGGGGTTGCCATCTTCTGTAAGATAAATACCTAGTTGACCATACACAGTTTCACAGGGAGAAGGCTTCTGTGTTTAATATCCACGTTTTAATGTCTGAATTGTTATACACTCTATTCAGgcagttttcatatttttcagatGCTTTgagatatttctctttttctttaacaatgtaaaaaatatttcagtaagCCAAAgccatatgaatttttttttaagatgcctTAACTGTGtgccctctccctttccccaaattcatttttattttgttttttcagactGCTCTGCATTCTGGTTTTCACACCAATCTACCTGGTATGGTTGTCtggaggtgtttttttttttttgttcggttttttttttccttccttaaggaagCCAAGGGGAGAGATGACTAGGTACTTTTCTAAAAGTATTGACTCATAGAAAGCAAACCTTCTCTAAGTGGTTTTTTTGGTGTTTCGAGCTCATTTCAAAAGATTAAAATGTTTATAGTGCCACTTAATGTTTAAGATACATTATAGCCCTCACAATTTCTTGGAATTTAGAGAGAATAGATGTGTATTAAACACCATTTCTCTGTTATCTGAGGGTATTGTTTTGTATACATATGGTATCTTTCCCTCATTAAGATTTAAACATAGGAGTTCTTTCTAATGCTGAGTAAGGATGACATTTCAGAATGAGATGCCACCATCATAGTACCTAAACCCTggaaatataatacaaaataggCTCATGAAAAGCAGCCTTAAAATTCATCTTCAGTGTCACTGACCCTTTTGTGCAGAATATCCTAGGAAAAGCATC from Macrotis lagotis isolate mMagLag1 chromosome 2, bilby.v1.9.chrom.fasta, whole genome shotgun sequence includes these protein-coding regions:
- the NUDT4 gene encoding diphosphoinositol polyphosphate phosphohydrolase 2 isoform X2, encoding MMKFKPNQTRTYDREGFKKRAACLCFRSEQEDEVLLVSSSRYPDQWIVPGGGMEPEEEPGGAAVREVYEEAGVRGKLGRLLGIFENQDRKHRTYVYVLTVTEILEDWEDSVNIGRKREWFKVEDAIKVLQCHKPVHAEYLEKLKLGCSPTNGNSMVPTLPDNNSLYVTSAQTSGLPSSVR
- the NUDT4 gene encoding diphosphoinositol polyphosphate phosphohydrolase 2 isoform X1 yields the protein MMKFKPNQTRTYDREGFKKRAACLCFRSEQEDEVLLVSSSRYPDQWIVPGGGMEPEEEPGGAAVREVYEEAGVRGKLGRLLGIFEQNQDRKHRTYVYVLTVTEILEDWEDSVNIGRKREWFKVEDAIKVLQCHKPVHAEYLEKLKLGCSPTNGNSMVPTLPDNNSLYVTSAQTSGLPSSVR